Within Microterricola gilva, the genomic segment GACCTCGTGGCCGAGTTCGTGACCGCGATGCGGGCGGAGGGGCTGCGTGTCGGGTTCTACCACTCGCTGCTCGACTGGCACCACCCCGATTTCACCGTGGACTGGAACCACCCTCGCCGTGACGACGCGAACGCGACCGAACTGAATGCCGGCCGAGACATGGCGCGCTATCGCGCCTTCCTGCACGCGCAGATGCGCGAGCTGCTCACCGGCTACGGCCAGATCGACTACCTGTTCTTCGACTTCACCTACCCGGAGACGAAGCAGGGCTGGGTCGGCAAGTCGGCCGAGGACTGGGATGCCGCAGGCTTGCTCGCGCTCTGCCGGGAGCTCCAGCCAGGCGTCACCGTGAACGACCGACTCGGGATTCCGGGCGACTTCGTCACCCCGGAGCAGTACCAGCCGACCGAGCCGCTCATGCAGGACGGCGAGCCCGTGGTGTGGGAGGCGTGCCAGACGACGAACGGCTCCTGGGGCTACGACCGCGACAACGACAATCACAAGAGCGCAGATCTGTTGATCCGGATGCTCGCCGACTCCGTGTCGATGGGTGGCAAGATGCTGCTCAACATCGGCCCGAACGGCAGGGGAGCGGTCGACCCGCGCGATGCCAGGCTGCTGGCCGAGATCGGTGAGTGGATGCGGCTACACGGCCGCGCGATCACGGGAGCCGGCCACGCGCCGCACACTCCGCCCAGGGAGGGCGTCTACACGCTGCGCGACGACAGGCTCTACCTGCACCTCTTCAGCTGGCCGATGGGATTCGTGCACCTGCCGAATCTCGCCGGTCGCGTGCGCTATGCCCGCTTCCTGCACGACGGCTCGTGGATCAAGATGTCAGTCTCCGACCCGGAGCAGCAGGCTCTCGTTCTGCAGCCGGCCGGCCAGCAGGCCGGGACGCTGACGCTCGCGCTGCCCGTTCGCCGTCCGGATGTCGCGATGCCCGTGATCGAGCTGCTGCTGCACTAGCCCTCTGGCCCTCTCCGCTGATTGAGCTTGTCGAAATCCGCTCTGGCGGTTTCGACAAGCTCAACCAGCGGCGGGCATGAGCGGGTGCCGACGGGGGATTAGCGCTCGAGCACCGAGATCTTCTCGCGCACCAGGTGCGCGGCGCCGTAGAGGCCGGCATCCGGCCCAGTGCTGGCCGACTCGATGCGGAGCCTCTGGGTGACGAGCGGGTGGCAGCCCTCGTAGACCCGGCTGCGCACGGCGGCGATGAACGGCTCGCAGGAGGCCATGCCCCCGGTGAGGAAGAGCGCGTCTGGATTGAAGAAGTTGACGACGCTGCTGAGCACCTCGCCGAGGTAGGTGCCTGCCGTGCGGACCAGCGTCGTCGCCTGAGGGTCTGCGTCGCGCGCGAGCGCGACGACCTCGGCCGTCGTCGACACGTCGACGCCGCGTCCGCGCAGCTGGCGCACGATGCCGGCGCCGCTGGCGATCGTCTCCAGGCAGCCGATGTTCCCGCAGGAACACGGCTCGGATGCCGCGGCGGAGATCCGCGTGTGGGTGACGTCGCCGGCCGCGCCGGTCGCGCCGCGGTGCAGGGCGCCGCTCACGATGATTCCACTGCCGATCGCGGTGCCGGCCTTCACAGTGATGCTGTGCGCCTCCGGTCCGAGCTGGGCGTAGTGCTCACCGAGCGCCATCAGGTTGGCGTCGTTGTCGACGACAGCAGGCACCTCGAAGTGGCTCTCGAGCCAGTCGCGCACGGCGAAGCTCTGCCAGCCCGGCATCCGCGACGGCAGCTCGACGCCGCCGATCGTGTTGTCAACCGGACCAGGAAGCGCCATGCCGACTC encodes:
- a CDS encoding alpha-L-fucosidase, which encodes MPTSAAPTPGESGTNWFTTGRFGMFVHFGIYSGAARHEWVQTNERLSDADYAQYFENFEPDLFNAAEIARAAKNAGMEYVVLTTKHHDGFALWNTAQSDFNSVRACGRDLVAEFVTAMRAEGLRVGFYHSLLDWHHPDFTVDWNHPRRDDANATELNAGRDMARYRAFLHAQMRELLTGYGQIDYLFFDFTYPETKQGWVGKSAEDWDAAGLLALCRELQPGVTVNDRLGIPGDFVTPEQYQPTEPLMQDGEPVVWEACQTTNGSWGYDRDNDNHKSADLLIRMLADSVSMGGKMLLNIGPNGRGAVDPRDARLLAEIGEWMRLHGRAITGAGHAPHTPPREGVYTLRDDRLYLHLFSWPMGFVHLPNLAGRVRYARFLHDGSWIKMSVSDPEQQALVLQPAGQQAGTLTLALPVRRPDVAMPVIELLLH
- a CDS encoding ROK family transcriptional regulator, with translation MSLTTHRAASTGTEQQAKLIVELIAHGEAASRSEISRILGLAPSTVSLRVAELERRGVLVEEGVGESSGGRRPRILRLRGGDDYALVADLGGRHARIGRVSFTGELLETRTVPVRINDGPEATLELVAAALRELGTDSDAQPGRVRGVGMALPGPVDNTIGGVELPSRMPGWQSFAVRDWLESHFEVPAVVDNDANLMALGEHYAQLGPEAHSITVKAGTAIGSGIIVSGALHRGATGAAGDVTHTRISAAASEPCSCGNIGCLETIASGAGIVRQLRGRGVDVSTTAEVVALARDADPQATTLVRTAGTYLGEVLSSVVNFFNPDALFLTGGMASCEPFIAAVRSRVYEGCHPLVTQRLRIESASTGPDAGLYGAAHLVREKISVLER